The genomic segment ATTTTTGTAATAAACACTTGGTAattgtgaatatataaaaatgtgtaaagttTGTATAAGTGtagaaaatatctggaaatatataaactaaaatattagctattaaagCACTCTAGTTTCAGCTCCAATATATAGAGCTTGGAAGTCAGCATTCCAGCCCTCaagaaaaaagctgaacaaacaaaatcaatgacttttcttAAATCCATTTGAGAATTGAGAGCCCAGGACAAGCCACCACCTCAAAAACTGGAGAATACAGATCAGCTGACCTGAAGAAGCAGCCACTTTTCTAATTACCATAggatgaaactagaaatcaataatagaaggaACACTAGAGAATtaacaaatatatggaaattaaacaacactcAAACTACcattgggtcaaagaagaaatcacaagggaaattagaaaatatatttagacaaatgaaaacaaaaatgcaacataccaaaacttatttAATACTGctaaagcagtgctcagaggaTAATTCATACTATAAATGCCTGTAtttcaaaaagaatgaatatCTCAAATCAACAACTCAACTTTATACtctaagaaactagaaaaagaagggcAAACTAACCCAAtgctagcagaaggaaggaaataataaaaattaaagcagagataaacaaaatagagaatagaaaacagagaaaatcaacaaaatcaaagttgattctttctttttaaaaacaacaaaattaacaaacctcTAACCCAGgtaacaaagaaaaaagacacaaattactactatcagaaatgaaagagaagtcaTTACCACTGATCCTATGGACATTAGaaggataataaagaaatattacgAACAACTCTATCCCCACTAATTTCATAACTTAAacaaaatggaccaattccttgaaaaacacaaactaccaaaactcacacaaggaaaaatacataattgaatggtcctatatctattaaacaaattaaatcaataattaataatcttccaaaaatgaaagcaattgaTATACTTTCTTGCTCAAATTCATCAGTGaagtttttaagtatttaagaAAGAAGTAATATCAATTTTCCatactcttccagaaaataaaagcagaaggaGCATTCTGAACTCATTGTATTAGGCCAGCGTTACCCTAAAACCAAATCTGATGAAGACAGTATGAGAAAGGAAAAGTGCAGACCAATATTTCTCATAACCACAGAggcaaaaatccttaaaaaatattatcaaataaaatccaaaaatatattaaaagaatatattttattctggGGCATATTCCAGGTATACAAGTCTGATTGAAATTCTGAAAATCAATTAACGTAATCCATCTCATCAgcaggataaagaagaaaaatcaactttgggaggctgagataggatcacttgaagccaagtgtttgagatcagcttgggcaacagtgagaccccatctttatcaaaaatttttacaaattagccaggcatggtggctcacacctttagccccagctacttgtgaAGTtagggcaggaggattgtttgagcccaggaatttgaggttgcaatgagctatgattgtgccactgtaccccagcctaggtgacagagtgagattctgtaacaaagaaagaaagaaggaaagaaagagaaggaaaaaaatcacatgattatatcaataaatgcagaaaaacattcaacaaaatccaacactcatTCTTGATAAAAACTCCTTGCACACTAGGAATACATGAGAaattcctcaacttgataaaaaaaaaaatttacaaaaaacctacaactgACGTAAttcttaatggtgagaaactggatgctttctccctaagaactggatCATAACAAGATGTCCCCTcttaccatttctattcaacctCGTACTGAACatctagctaatgcaataagacaaaaaatgaaataaaaagtatacagatttgtaagaaagaagaaaaaatgtctttatttgcagatgacatgattctTTCAATATAAAATctcaaagaatcaacaaaaaaactCCTGAAGTTTATAAGGCTGCTGTATATAAGGttaatataccaaaaaaaaaaaaaactattgcttTTCTAAATATCAGCAATAAAAacggaaatttaaaatttttaaaaataccatttacattagcaccaaaaaagatgaaatgcttagacataaacttaacaaaaatgtacaagatctatatgggaaaaactataaaactttgtgaaagaaatcaaagaagatctaaataaatggggagatattccatgttcatggataagaagactcaatattgttaagatggcaattctTCTtaatttgatctatagatttaatgtaatcccaATAAAAACCCAGGAAGTAATTTTATGTCTATCGACAAACTGATTATAAATGCAAAAGACCCAGAACAGTCAacacaaaactgaaaaagaagaacacagtCAGGGACTTAACACTGCCAACCTTTAAGACTTaatataaagttacagtaatcaagacagtgtgatattggtgaAAGAACAGACTAATTTATTGGTAGAACGTAatcaagagtccagaaatagacccacactaATATAGTCAACTGGTCTTTCACAAAAGGGCAGAAGCAATTGAATTGataaaggatagtcttttcagcaATTGGTGCTAGAACAATTGTATATCCAcgtgcaaaaaagaaaaaatgaatctagacacagatcttATATCTTTCACCAAAAACCCTCAAAATTTATCTTAAATCTAGGTGCAAAATGCAAATGCATAAAACTTCAGCAGAAAACATACGTGAAAACCTAGGTAACCTGGGATTTTTGATGAGTTTTTAGATACAATATCATGAAAGAAAAGTTAGtaagttggactttattaaaactgaaaaattttgcACTGTGGAAAGCACTGTTAAAAGAATGACTAGACAAGCCACacactgggagaaaacatttgcaaaatcaTGTCTGATAAatgacttgtatccaaaatatacaaagaactcttagaactcaacaataagaaaccaatgcaattaaaaaatgaaatgggcaaaagatctaaacagaCACCTCACCACAGATGATATatggatgacaaataagcatatgaaaagatgctcaacatcatatgtcattagagaattgcaaattaagaCAATAATGAAATACCCTACAcacattagaatggctaaatttttttcaaagcctGACAATACCAAATGATGAGAATGTGGATATGTAGCATGAAGAATGCACATGCATCAATAATGGAAACATAAAATGATCatgccactttggaagacagtttggcagtttattACAAAGCGAAACATAGTCTTATTATGTGATCTATCAATCATGCTCCTAGTTATTTACCCCATTAAGCTCAAAACTTCTATCTACATagaaacctgcacacaaatgtgtATAGTATATAAAATACTTTGTATACATAGTGTATAAAGTATTTTTCATAATTGCCAGGAAATGAGATTGGCCAAGATGTTCTTCAAAAGGCCAAGGAATAAAAAATCGGTGGTATTTCCATGCAACAGAACTCAAGAGATGtagaaaaaagcatttaacaaaatccatcaccctttcatgataaaaacactcaacaaattaaaaatagaagggaacttcctcaatctgataaagggtaTGTACCTGCAGCTAACATAATACTTAGTTGTGAAAGACTAGAAGCTTTTCTCCTAAGATCAGAAACAGGACaaagatgtccactctcacccCACCTATTCAAAATTATACTGGTGGTTCCAGCCAGGGCAATTagacaagggggaaaaaagggtaCCCcgactggaaaggaagaagtgaaactaTATGTAGATGCCATGatttaataatatatagaaaacgCTAAAGAATTCaccaaaaaaactattaaaactaataaataagttAGGATACAAGATCagtatataaaaatcagttgtatttttatacacTCTAAAAGAAcactctaaaaatgaaattaagaaaataattccacttaCAACAGCATAAAAAATAGGACTAAATTTAACTGAGAATGTGTAAaatctatacactgaaaaccacaaaacaatatggaaaagaaattaaagaagacctaagtaaatggaaagacattcagtgttcatggattgaaaaactcaatattgttaagatgacaatactccccaaattgatgtacagattcaatgcaatccctatcaaaattccttttaaattacttgatagtgtcctttgacacacaaaatttttatagctttagctcttatatttggctctttaatccattttgagttaatttttatatatgatacgAGGTATAGAATTGAGAGTTCAGAGCTAAAACTAAGAAACTGTTTGAAGGAAACATAGGTATAcatctctgtgaccttggattaggccaTGACTTCCTAAATATAGCACCAAAatcacaagcaacaaaagaaaaagtttataaattcatgataattaaaaacatttgtgtgtTAAAGAAccttaagaaatttaaaagaaactcacagaacaggagaaattatttgcaaatcatatctctGATAAGATCCTAACATCTAGAATATAGAAGTAACTCCTaccatttaataataaaaagtctaCTAACCCAAATTTTGAAAAGGCAAAGGTTctgaatatttttccaaagaaatacacaaatgtccaagcacatgaaaagatgttcaacattattattcattaaggaaaagtaaatcaaaaccatagtgagatatcaCTTGATACCctgtaattaagaaaaaaaaatgaaactaacaaGTGTTtgtaaagatgtagaaaaattgaAACCTGTCTCTTACCTGTCTCCCTCTGAGACTCCTCAAAATAATCTTCCCCCACCTCTAGCCTTCTGGGCAGGGCAggtgtttcaatttctttaagtGAAATATGAAACAAAGAAGTACCATTTCTGCCTCAAGACACATGCAAAGAGGTGTAGATTCTGGTGAGTTCCTTTACAGACATTTTAAACTTATGTTTTCCTCTAATTTTCATAGCCTATATCAAGAGTTCTTAAACTTTGGTGGGCATGATAATCACCTGGAAGCCTGGAAAATATGCAGATTCCGGAGCCCTACCTCTGGAGGCTCTGATACCTTTGGTCTGGGGATTCCCAAGAATCTGCATTCTTTTTGGAAAAGCTGATCTatggaccatactttgagtagaGCTGACatatataatgtttttctttcccttatgCTGAAGGAAGTGGAGGGGTTATTTGGCTACACATCTTTATGTGAGGCATTGTTATTATTTGTGGTTGTATAATTTAGGGTTGTGTTTCTCAATCTACATTATACTATGTGCTAGAAAGCTAAATTCACTTCCTTTGAGTTGAGGTGGGCTGCTGAGATGGGGAGGAGGTTAGAAGGGGAGAAAGTACAGGCAAAAGGGACCAAACCACTggaatgtaacttttttttttttttttgtagatgcccaatatcccttttatttctaatttgctAGGAGTTTAATATTATGAAAGGGTGTTGagttttgtaaaatgcttttctgcatttaTCACAAAAGATCATatagttcttttctttattctgttaatatggtgactTAAATTGATTGATACTCAAATATTAAAACCACCTCACGTTTCTGGGATAAACCCTATCTGGTCATGTTGtgttatccttttaaaatatattgctggatttgatttcctAACATTTTGctaaggatttttgtgtctacaCTCATGAATAATATTGGTCTGAGGTTTTCTCATATTGTAATTTTCTGAGGTCTAATTTTGGTGTCAGGgttatgctggcctcataaaacaaATTGAGAAGTATTCCATCCTCCATTGCAGATAGCTTGCGTAAGACTGGTGTCATTTCTTCcccaaatgtttgaaaaattcactagaaaaTAATCATCTAGCTCTGGAGTTTTCTTCatggcaagttttttttttttttttttttttttttttacagttaatTACATTTCTATAATAAATGTAGGGCCATTCAGATTTGCCATATCATCTCATGTTAGTTTTGGTACATTGAATTTTTAAGGAAATTGGTTCAGTTAAGTTGTTGGATTTGTTAACATATCATTGAtcataggccaggcacagtggcctatgtctgtaatcccagcactttgggaggctgaggcaggagcattgcttgagtggccaggagttcaatatcagcctgagcaacatagtgggatcctgtctcaacaaaatgttaaaaaaaaaaaattagccaaacacaGTGTCacagacctgtagtcccagctattaggcaggctgtggtgggaggatcgcttgagtccaggagtttgaggctgcagtgagctatgatgctgctgtgctccagcctgggcaacagagcaagacactttctcaaaaagaaaaaaaaaaattataatatttatttgttattctttaaaaGTCTTTAAGATCTGAGCAATATTCTTCTTTCATACTTATTATTGATCATTTGTATTCTCTCTCTCGTTCTTCATCAACCTAGTTAAGgttttatccatttattaaaattttgtcaGACAACCaattttggttttgttcattttttcccttttttattttattttctattttctttatttctgtttttatttttattattacactcttcttcttcttcttttttttttttttttcttttttttagagacaaagtctctgttgcccaggctggagtacagtggtgtcatcatagctcactgcgccctcaaacttctgggctcaagtcatcctcctgccttggccttccagatgctaggattacaagtgtgagccactgtgtctggcccagTCTTCTTTTCTAGCTTAAGTCATTAATTTTAGGACTTTTGTcttaaatctttattctttttaaatacaatCATTTAAAGCTATAGATTTCTAAGTATTGCTTTAAttgcatcccataaattttgatatgtggtattttcattattgttcagttcaaaatattttataatttgccttttgatttcttctttgacttatagattcttttatttacaaattttggaGCTTTTCTAGATATCTTATTGTTATCAATTTCTAATTCCTTTGGGGTCTTTTATATAACTTGTCTTTTTCTGCTGAGATTTCCTATCTTTCCATTCATTATGAATATATGTTCCTTTCTTCCCTTGAGCACAATTATAATAgttgcattttaatatttatttgcaaatgCCAACACGTGGCTCATCTCagactcagtttctctctctctctctctctctctctctctctttttttcccctattcttagcagagacagggtctgtctcttgctctggctggtcttggactcctgagctcaagcaatcttcccgccttggcctcccagagtgctaggattacaggcctgagccaccgcacccgagCCACTGCCCCCGAACTCAGAGTCAgtttctttattgtcttttcttttgagtatgtgtcatgttttcctatttcttcatatGCTGAGTAACTTTGAATTGTATCCTGAACATTATGAATGTTATATTGTGGACAATCtggattctgtttcattcttctaaaaAGTGTTGACTGTTCATTCGTAGTTTGTTTGTCTTAGCAGGCATTTAACTTGGCAGGCTCAAACTCTAAGCTCGGTCCTCCTTGAAGTGGGCAGTAGTTCAAATCTCAGGTTAGTTCTTTTAGCTTTCACCAGTACATTTCTGGTTCAGAAGTCAGCCAAACATTTGGGCAGAATTCGTACACAGAATCTGGGATTCTTGCTCTCTAACCCTTTCCTTTCTTATAATTATAATTGCCCCCGCCCACTTTCCAGTGGCTGTAGTTGCCCCAAACTTGGCCATCTTGTTCTTCAAGACAGGAAAAAAGTTTTAAGTCTGTTACTAGAGTTTTAGCTGTCCCTCATCCACAGGTCCTGCCCTTAGGCCAAAGTCATAAAAATGGGAATCTCATCCAGTGGCATTCAGCTGTTCTCTACTTTCAAATGCTTAATCCCCTTCAGCAGCCATCTGCTTTTGGTGGCTCATCAGTGCCCTCAGGAACTCCTGGGAgggggttgtttgtttattttgggtccgtaaatatatgtaatatcaACAACATTTGgatttatgggtttttttgtttggttgtttttttgtttttttttttttttgagacagagtcttcctctgttgcccaggccagagtgccgtggcgtcagcctagctcacagcaacctcaaactcctaggctcaagcaatcctcctgcctcagcctcctgagtagctgggactacaggcatgtgccaccatgcctggctaatttttttctatatatatttttaaatgtccatataatttctttctattttaagtagagacagggtctcgctcttgctcaggctggtctcgaactcctgagctcaaacaatctgcctgcctctgcctcccatagtgctaggattacaggcatgagccaccacgcccagctggaTTTATGGTTTTTATCTATAGAAGTGCCAGTCACATAGGAGCTTACTCAGCCATTACCAGACGTAGAACCCAGTTATGTTATCTTCTACACAATAAGTAATCCAGTACTTGGTAACCTGGCAGACATGGACTGAAAAGTCATCTTAGCAACCCAATCAAGTTGCATTATTCAGGACCACAGATCAAGATTGGCTAAAGCAGGGAGAGGTGAAGCTCAACTGGATTGGCCAATGGTTCCCTGTTATCCCAGAGCAGCCTGAGGACTTCTGCTCTGgagagctgagagaaaaatatatgaactCCACTGAGAATAGAGGTGTGTGATGATTCAGCCTTTGTGATATAGACAACACAAATCTTCATCCAAGGGAGTCAGCTCATCTCTCTGTTCCATATTTGTGAAAGGTGTTAAAACACTGATAGTCTGTAAAATTATTTGTCTtgtagtaaattaaaataaagggaggcagagagagaagatattttctttctcaggagAATCCATTTAACTTTGAGAAATTTCCAACCATGAAGCTGAGATGTTGATGTTAAAAAGATGGTCAGCCTGTACTGTTCAATGGGTCAGGGGAAGACAAGAGTCACTTAATAGACTTGGAGTTCACCTGTATGAAACGAAGCATGCTTAGAATCcctctgtctcaaaatatctccACTTCCAACCTCTCACACTATAGGAAATCTAGATGCTTCATTCTACACTACAGGCTTTTTGTAGGTAaagactatttatttattattcatgtttACACTCTAGAATCTAGCATCTATTAGAGTGCATAGCATATGTCAGAGATCATTAAGGACTGTTGCATTGAGTCAGatatgcccatttttaaaatgtaaatacctgatatgtcaaaaaaaattaaaagaccacAGACATAATTGAGAGGCTAAAAAGCACAATGGGTTGACAGTACTAAGTAAAGTGCTCTCAAAAATccataagaaaaatgttatttttccaagtagaaaaatgagcaaaatccATAATTCCTTTAAAGCTAAGAAACTAAGTAGACAGCAAACATATAAAAGCATGTGCATTCCTCTTTAGAAATCAAAGACTACAAAGTAAGACCACCATACATAATATTTTCAACTGTCTTCATTTCGATCTCTAGAGACACAAATTGACTTGACTACCTAAAATAGAATAAATCCTAAGACCTCCTTATTATTTCTCTTGCCCCGACCTAGACAGTGAGAAACTCAGGCTATTTCTCCAGTTGTCTCCTCAAAATAAAAGGCAATAGAACCTGGGTTCCACTCTTGACTCTCTGTGGCTTACTGGCTTTATAACGTTGAGAAGGTCATTTCAACAGActgagcatcagtttcctctcctgtaaaatgGAGGTGGTCATGCCTTACAGAGCATTGCAGGATTAAATGAACAGGATGGTATAATGTGTTCACATACCGCCTGGCACATTGCAGGTGATGGGACCTCTCTTAACCTAGCTCAGGTTACTGCTTCACCCAagtctcccaccctccctctctgaGGGCACAGCAGCTGCACTCACCTCTCTCAGGGAAAAGTCCAACTCTTTTAGTCCCTTTTGCTCCCTATTCTCTCTTCAGCCTTCTAGCCTCACCCTTTCTAACATCTCAGCAACAGAGACAGTGCAGTTTTCTTAGctacttccctcctccccttctatTGGACACTTAGGCTGTTGCCACTTGGCTGCACCTATAAGACGTGCTGTAAACCAAACTCCCAAATGGTGAAGCTCTCTGCTCTGAGAGTTACTCTCTGTGTTCATGAGGCTTTGGTCCCCTCGAGTGTCAGGGTTCATAGTAGTCTTTAGATAATTTTGCTCTTTTCAGGGCTGTTCCTGGAGACGGCAAGTTCCCTGACGCAATCCTGTCATCAGGATTTCTGCACTttgtgggaagggagggaaggatagTAAATGCTTGATAGATATTTGccaaataaatgaaggaatgactCTGGGATCATTAGCaccattttgtaaatgaggaactAAGGTTCAGAAAGGTTACATGTCTTGCCGAAGAGCACAGTAATTGGGCTCAAATTTGATCTCAGGTCTTTGAGTCCAGTCCCATGGCTCTTTCCCCTACAGCTACTGGGAGACTGGTTCAGCTTAGTACTACTCAAGTGCCAGTCTGCAAGGAGAAAGGAGGCTCGTGACAGAGTGTATATCAATTCACTGCTGCCTTCATTAAGAAAGTCTTGATGTGGAAAAAGAAATGTTAGCTACGCCAAACCATATGCTTTTAGACTTTATGTTCTGGCACAAGTTCCTAATCTCATTACAAACATAGATCTTCCTTTTTTTGGTAATATGGGTCCTAATGATCTCTAGCCTAACCATGGCTTTATACTCCACGTCTCTTATCATTTCAGATGCTCTCACAGGCCCTGCCGTCTGGTCGGGATGGAGTACTCGGGCATCTCAGAGTCCACCACCTCTATTGACTATGATCTTCACAGCCTTCTGTGTGACAACACAACCTTCGTCtttgccaccatcaccaccaccatcctgTACTGCCTGGTGTTCTTCCTCAGCCTGGTGGGCAACAGCCTGGTGCTATGGGTCCTGGTGAAGTATGAGAGCCTGGAGTCCCTCACCAACGTCTTCATCCTCAACCTGTGCCTGTCAGACCTGGTGTTCTCCTGCTTGTTGCCTGTGTGGATCTCGGAGTACCACTGGGACTGGGTGCTGGGGGACTTCCTCTGCAAGCTCCTCAGTATGATCTTCTGCATCAGCCTCTACAGCAGCATCTTCTTCCTGACCATCATGACCATCCACCGCTACCTGTCCGTGGTGAGTCCCCTGTCCACGCTGCGTGTGCACACCCTCCGCTGCCGCCTGCTGGTGACCACGGCAGTGTGGTCAGCCAGCATCCTGTTCTCCATCCCCGACGCCATCTCCCACCGGGTGCGTTCTGAGGGGATCTGTGATTACTCTGGACACACGTGGTTCCTGGCCTCGGTCTACCAGCACAACGTCTTCTTCCTGCTGTCGGCGGCGGTCATCCTGTTCTGCTACGTGGAGATTCTCAGGACCCTGTTCCGCTCGCGCTCCAGGCGGCGCCACCGCACCGTCAGGCTCATCTTCACCGTCGTGGTGGCGTACTTCCTCAGCTGGGCGCCCTACAACCTCGTCCTGTTCCTGAAGACGCTGCCGCACTTCGGGGTCTTCCAGACCTGCGAGGCCAGGCGGCAGCTGGAGTACGCCCTGCCCATCTGCCGCAACCTCGCCTTCTCCCACTGCTGCTTCAACCCGGTGCTCTACGTCTTCGTCGGGGTCAAGTTCCGCGCGCACCTCAAAAGTCTCCTCCGCAAGTTCTGGGGCCGCGGGCCGCAGGCGCCCAGCCCCCCGCTGTTCCCCGCGTCCCCCGGCGCCTCCACCTACGACGGCGCCTCCTTCTACTGAGAGCGGCGTGGTGCCGGGGGGCAGGGGGACGGGCCTGCGGGGAGCAAGGAGCGACCGACCAGGAAAGAGCCTTGCGGGGACGCTACGCAACGGTGGGGACGCCACCTTCCGCTGCAGGCGTGGGGCGGAAGAAATTCGCACACCAGTGGGCCTGCGTGCCCCCTCCTCTGCGGAAAAGTGGCTTTCCACCtgggagtttttgtttgtttgtttttgaggttGCATCAAAATACTTTTATGTCAGATTTTGTACTTAAGAATAATTACCAAAAGATGCACAGGTTTACTTTAGACGTAAATGTTTTGTGAACATCAGTTTTGCTTAATGTCAGCGTGTGTTtaagttttcatctttttaatcaGCTGATTAAAATGGATTGCTATCATGGCAGGTAGGATCCATAATTTGGTATGATCAGAATCTGTATAATCAGGAGAGAGGTTTTCTGTAGATATGCAACGAATCCAAATTTTTCTGcttgtttaaaaatttccttaTCCTGCCTCAAACTAATGTCGATAGTTGTGTGtgttaattcagcaaatattcactgagcacccgctctgtgccaggcacaacCGGGATGCAGCACTGAAGAAGACACTCCTCCACCCCAATCCTAGCCCCAAGAGAGGGTGCATTCTGTGTGGGCTTCATGGGACACTTCACTAGCCTAGCAGCCGCCACCTGGGAATTTTATATTGCTGTCCAGAAAAACATTTCTTGGACTCTGAgttcatcatttattcatttagacaTGGATTTAACAGTGCTTGGTTCAGAAGGTACtaaaacatgaaaagattctGGAAAAGGAACATCCTTTGAGACTTTAGAAGGGCCTGAAGCTCAATGTGTGTGATAATTGTGCGATGCAGGTTGCCGGCAAAACATTGTCTCCCTTCCTGACTGTTGGGTTGATGTGTTCACGTCGGAGGCCGTAGGCTCTTTATTCCCCAGTGACTGCTGGATGAGGCTGTTTGCAGGACAAGAGTAACCACACCCTCAAATAAGCACAGTCATGATGAAATATGAATTCTAAAAACCCACAGCTGTTCGTATCCTAGctccagttcctggcacatgaaCTGGCCCTTAAATATTTAGCCAATATTAATAAAgactttcttccttaaaaataaaaaaattacttagcccaaaaatattttattgaatgagtgaatgtaaTAAGTGCTACCTTTTGCACTGTTTATTCagaggatacaaagatgaatgagacacTATTGCTATATACCCAGGTGCCAACAGTCCAGGCCTGAAGGCCCACATACTTAGATGAACACTCACCTTGGCAAAGTCATCCAGGTTGAAGACCCTACCAACATCTCATCCTTTCCAGGTTGGTAGTGAGCTGACTTCAGATTTGTCACTTTCCACCTAAAATGTCCTCCTCTCGCTTGCTTGATGGTGCCGGCTTTGCCCCAGTCGCCCACACTCCAAACCTTGAGTCTTCTTGGAGCCCTGCATTTTC from the Eulemur rufifrons isolate Redbay chromosome 7, OSU_ERuf_1, whole genome shotgun sequence genome contains:
- the XCR1 gene encoding chemokine XC receptor 1 — its product is MEYSGISESTTSIDYDLHSLLCDNTTFVFATITTTILYCLVFFLSLVGNSLVLWVLVKYESLESLTNVFILNLCLSDLVFSCLLPVWISEYHWDWVLGDFLCKLLSMIFCISLYSSIFFLTIMTIHRYLSVVSPLSTLRVHTLRCRLLVTTAVWSASILFSIPDAISHRVRSEGICDYSGHTWFLASVYQHNVFFLLSAAVILFCYVEILRTLFRSRSRRRHRTVRLIFTVVVAYFLSWAPYNLVLFLKTLPHFGVFQTCEARRQLEYALPICRNLAFSHCCFNPVLYVFVGVKFRAHLKSLLRKFWGRGPQAPSPPLFPASPGASTYDGASFY